AGGCCAAGGGCAGTGAGAGGGCTCGTCGTTCCACTGTGCCCTGGtccccagctgccctgagcCTGCTGCAGCGCCCATCCGAGGACCTGGCTGCCCATACCAACTGCCGCCGGGCTTCCCTCAACATCTCCTttgaggagctgggctgggacaaGTGGATTGTGCATCCCAGCAGCTTTGTTTTCCAATACTGTCatgggagctgtgctgagggccACGGGCTGAGCCACCGCCTGggtgtgcagctctgctgtgctgccctgcctggcaccaTGCGCTCCCTGCGTGTCCGCACCACCTCTGATGGTGGGTACTCCTTCAAGTATGAGACGGTGCCCAACATCCTGGCCCAGGACTGCACCTGTGTCTAAGGcatcccacagcccagccctggacCATGATCCCACCCAGGAGGAGTCACTCGCCCAGGGGACCACTGACCCTATGCCACAGGGACATGAGAGGGACCCAGCGAGGGAGTCTGGGCTGTGCCACCTTCTTCTGCACAAGCCAGAGTTTCAGGCGGCCCTGGGTTCAGTCACGTTGCCAGATCTGTGCTGGGGCTGGTCCCATCCCAGAGCAAGCCAGGGCATGGCAGTGCAGGGACAGGCCCAGCCTCTGGCAGAGCTGCCAAAGCCAGCCTGCTGTCTGCTAGCAGCTCAGCGCCCCTTTCTCCCCACCTGCTCCCTTCCCTGATTCACACCCCCAAAGACTGGGGtcttgctgctgcagtgtgCACCAGCCTCCCCATGGCCCCAGGCAGGACCAGGCTGACACGGCAGGGATCACAATGTGCAAGGGCGAGCCCGTGCCAGGACCTCAACGCTGCTGGCAGGGCGGACAGCATGTGTGGCACTGCAAGCGAGCCCtctcctggcagcacagcctgttgGAAAGCTTAATGGGATGAATGAAATAAACCCATTCTCTTTATCAAAACAGCCTGGAAACTCCAGCTTCCATCAGAGGCAATCACTGATGTGGCACGGGGTTGCACGGTGGGACTGCGCAGTGGGATGTGAGCTCCCTGGGGGCTTTTGGCTGGGGGAGAAAGGGGACAGGCAAGCACTGCAAGAGGCATCCAGCTCTGACCTGGGGTCCTacagaggagactgagggtGTTGCTGGCTAAAATTGGCATAGCATGGCTGGGTATTTGatccagccctggagcagaagagagcagggcagggcagcatcctctctgctccctgctgcagcaggatggggagaCACGGGGATGGCAGTGGAATGGGGAGGCATAAGGGTGGCAGCAGGATGGGAAGGCACAGGGAAGCCCCTCACTGGGCCCCTCACCCAGGACAAGACCACACAGGAATGTGGCCGGAGCAATCCCACTCCACCAGGCTGATGGAGGCTGCGTGGCTGCAGCCGCCTCTGCACGGCAGGAATGACTGAGTCACCCAGATCAGCGGGGAGGTCTCACGGCAGGCGGGCAggctgcctgccccagcccagctgcacaggattcccttcccaccccttccTCCCAAAGGACCGGATGCAGCAGTTCAGTACAAAACGTCTCCAGCCTTTACTAatatagatattaaaaaaaaaaaaaaaaaaaaaggaagaagaaaaaaacagagtgaCAATAATTTCTGAGTAAAAAACAACACGACAAAAATTCCTTTGTGACCCCAGCTGAGATGATGAGAAATGCCCCAGTGGCTCCTGGCTGAGCCTGACTGAGGGCACTGTGTCTCCCCCTCTGCGAGACCAGGGTCCAGCCGCACACAAGGGGGTCCTGGCCTCATGGCCAGAGTGGGAGGGAATGGGCTTTGGTCCAACGGCAGctggccaggagcagggcagaggaggcGGGAAGGACAGCCCCTGCCCTCTGCACAGACATTTCTCAGCAGGCCAGCCCCATGGCTGACACCCGTGTCAAGACTCCACACAGGACAGCCCCTCTGGCCACAtcagcaccagcaccaccaggaACCCCcgtccctcctctccccactgTCCCCTCTGCCTCAAGCATAATGCCAGCCTGGCGCCCTGCCCCATGGTTCAGCCCGGCCAGCCGGACCCCCAGGCTTGGTTCCCCTAAACCCCCACGCTGTGGGAACAATGCTGACTTCACCAGCATGCACAGCACTGGCTGGTGTATCGGCAGGTGGCAGGGGGATGAGAGGGCATGGGGAGGCACAAGCAGAAGATGCTGCAGGAAAAGGGTGCAGGAGGAGGACAAGGGGGTGAAACAGGAGATGGGAGGCACAGGCCCAGAACAGGGATCAGGAGCAGATTATAAAAATGCCGGGGTGCACACGCTGGCAAGTttataaaaacatacaaaaataagaTATTCCCTTTGTGAAAATTAAGTAGGAATGTCCCTCAAGGcccccatccctgccactgCCCACCAGGACAGGgctgcccagccagccctgccagacAGGCACGTGTCACTCTCCACCCTGCACTCCAGGCAGGTTGCCTGTCCCAcggtggtggcagcagccgcTCTGGCAGAAACTGATGTCCCTGGCGACATTCACAGCCCTGTGGGGAGCAAAAAGCAGGTTAGCACCCACCCAGGAAGAACAGCATCCTCTTCCCAGGGGAGGCCAGGGGCAGCCCTCACCCAGTGGACCAGATCTGTCCCCCTCCACAGCTCACCTGTGGTCCTGTCACAGGCAGTGGTCCCCTTCTCGTGGGCGAGGTTGAGGCGGTTCTGCTCGGCGGCGATGCCATTGgcctcagggctgctgctgcgggcagggctgggggactggagggggggctggaggtggaAGGCCACCTCCAGGTGCTCCTGGGCCAGGCGCAGGTGCTCACGCAGCCGGGCCAGCTCATGTGCTGGGGGAGCCCCGGCCAGGGTAAAgtgccctgctgcctgtgccaggctCTCCTGGTAGTCCAGCTTGCCATCGGGCAGTGGGGCTCGCAGTGGCTCCTTCTTCAGTGAGTGGTAGGTAGGGGGTGCACTGGGGGCTTTCTTGGGGTACTGTGGTGAGGGGCTGCTGCTTGTTGGGAGTGGGGAGCTATTGGTCTGGCTCAGGGCATCACGGATGCGTCCCACACCGAGGTGCAAGAGCTCACAGAGGTTGAGGAAGAGGCAGAGCCCGCTGACAGCGTACATGACGAGAAGGAAGATGGTCTTCTCTGTGGGGCGGGAGACAAAGCAGTCAACGGTGtgtgggcaggggctgcggcTGCAGACATAGGAGGGGCTCACCTCGAAGCGATACAGCAGGTACTGCCCGAAGAGGAAAGCCATCTCCAGCAGTGAGCGGCACAGCAAGTGCAGCACATAGGCACGCATCAGCCCGTCCTGCTTGATGCGGCGCCGGCCGTCATGCTTCTCTCCGCCCTCTGggctcttctccttctccacctCGATCTCTTCAAAGATCATGGGGTCTTCTTCATTATCATCCTCTGCCTCTTCATAGTCCCGCCCGGCTCCTCGGCGTACCACTGGCATGCGTGCCCGCTGGGCTCCCGGTGCCCGGCGCCGCAAGGACTCAGGCATGCGAGCAATGCGGTGCATGGCGAAGCCCAGGTAGAGGACAGATGGCGTGGCCACCATGATGATCTGGAAGACCCAGAAGCGGACATGCGAGAGGGGGGCGAAGGCATCGTAGCAGACATTTTCGCAGCCAGGTTGTTGCGTGTTACAAACAAACTTGCTCTGCTCATCATAGTAGATG
This is a stretch of genomic DNA from Apus apus isolate bApuApu2 chromosome 6, bApuApu2.pri.cur, whole genome shotgun sequence. It encodes these proteins:
- the LOC127386705 gene encoding gap junction gamma-1 protein-like, producing the protein MSWSFLTRLLEEINNHSTFVGKIWLTVLIVFRIVLTAVGGESIYYDEQSKFVCNTQQPGCENVCYDAFAPLSHVRFWVFQIIMVATPSVLYLGFAMHRIARMPESLRRRAPGAQRARMPVVRRGAGRDYEEAEDDNEEDPMIFEEIEVEKEKSPEGGEKHDGRRRIKQDGLMRAYVLHLLCRSLLEMAFLFGQYLLYRFEVSPSYVCSRSPCPHTVDCFVSRPTEKTIFLLVMYAVSGLCLFLNLCELLHLGVGRIRDALSQTNSSPLPTSSSPSPQYPKKAPSAPPTYHSLKKEPLRAPLPDGKLDYQESLAQAAGHFTLAGAPPAHELARLREHLRLAQEHLEVAFHLQPPLQSPSPARSSSPEANGIAAEQNRLNLAHEKGTTACDRTTGL